A portion of the Sphingobacterium spiritivorum genome contains these proteins:
- the nusB gene encoding transcription antitermination factor NusB, translated as MLNRRHLRVKVMQTLYAYSLSSDKQVKNYEKALLKSVDEVYEMYIWTLNLLDEVSEYVLIDAEGRANKFLPTEKDLSLTTRLNNNTFIESLRQNRDYLEGVKKYRVDWSFDPEIVRSIFAQLKESDIYLEYLQSEDRSIATEKDIIKHIFKKIILKSPNIEQTFEDKFINWPVDKEVLQALIAKTFKNFSSEIPQQNKLAELTQNWLDDREFVLDLLANTIRYGEEYQSLIAAKTKNWEADRIALLDTILMRMAICELINFSSIPVKVTINEYIELSKVFSTLKSNTFINGILDKILADLNQQGRIRKQGRGLKD; from the coding sequence ATGTTAAATAGAAGACACCTACGGGTGAAAGTGATGCAGACATTGTATGCATACAGTTTGTCATCGGACAAGCAGGTCAAAAATTATGAAAAGGCACTTTTAAAAAGTGTGGATGAGGTGTATGAAATGTACATCTGGACGCTTAATCTTTTGGATGAGGTTTCCGAGTATGTACTTATCGATGCCGAAGGCCGTGCGAATAAATTCTTGCCTACAGAAAAGGATTTGTCACTGACAACACGACTGAACAACAATACGTTCATCGAATCCTTGAGACAAAACAGAGATTATCTGGAAGGTGTCAAGAAGTATAGAGTGGACTGGAGTTTTGACCCTGAGATTGTACGCTCTATCTTTGCTCAGCTCAAGGAATCGGATATCTATCTGGAATATCTGCAGTCGGAAGACCGTTCTATTGCTACTGAAAAAGATATTATCAAACATATCTTTAAGAAGATTATTCTGAAGTCGCCTAATATTGAGCAGACCTTTGAGGATAAATTCATCAACTGGCCGGTTGACAAAGAAGTACTGCAGGCTTTGATCGCCAAGACTTTTAAAAATTTCAGCAGTGAGATTCCACAACAGAATAAACTGGCAGAATTGACACAAAACTGGCTTGATGACAGAGAGTTTGTGTTGGATCTGCTGGCAAATACAATCCGTTACGGAGAAGAATATCAAAGTCTGATCGCTGCTAAAACCAAAAACTGGGAAGCTGATCGTATAGCATTGCTGGATACTATTCTGATGCGTATGGCGATCTGTGAACTGATCAATTTTTCGTCTATTCCGGTGAAAGTAACCATCAATGAATACATAGAATTGTCAAAAGTTTTCAGTACACTGAAAAGTAATACATTTATTAATGGTATCTTAGACAAAATATTGGCTGATCTGAACCAGCAGGGAAGGATCCGTAAACAAGGTCGTGGATTAAAAGATTAA
- a CDS encoding M13 family metallopeptidase yields the protein MITKNKLWAVLPALAVLGSCQSNNSTSTSEEVRTNFFDVSGMDTTISPGDNFFLYANGGWLKKTEIPASETGWGSFYVLQDENTAKLHLILEEAAKANSAKGSDAQKAGDFYASGMDTLAIEKLGTKPVEPLISKINALKDINELIAFSADGFKEGNGDLFHFYVASDDRISNKNAATFVQGGLNLPQASYYLDKDEKSKKILESYKAYIVKLFTLSGEEKSAQQYADNIIKLETAIAKSHLTPVELRDPVKNYNKFAVAAFQKQTPNLNWQDILSRLSIKTDTLLVQQPKYYVALNTLLKSEPLEVWKQKLKLDALNDAASALPKSFRDAKFDFFGKVLNGQKEQKERWKLMVSAADESLGEIVGKLYAEKYFKKEAKERMMTLVDNLQKVYRTRIEKLDWMTPETKKKAIEKLEAFTKKIGYPDKWKDYSDVEISKDTYYANLQSAERHAYKEMVNKMGKPVDKTEWLMTPPTVNAYYNPPYNEIVFPAGILQFPFFDFHADDAINYGAIGAVIGHEMTHGFDDQGRQYDKDGNLNDWWTKADADQFNVKAKKVADLYSGFTLLDNQHVNGELTLGENLADIGGLSIAFDAFKLTKQGQTTDKIDGFTPDQRFFLAFAQVWRIKTRDETMRLRLKMDPHSPEEFRVNGPLYNMEAFYKAFDIQPNAKSYVLPENRVRVW from the coding sequence ATGATTACCAAAAACAAATTATGGGCGGTATTGCCGGCACTAGCTGTGCTTGGCTCCTGCCAATCCAACAACAGTACGTCTACATCTGAAGAGGTAAGAACTAATTTTTTCGATGTCAGCGGTATGGATACAACCATTAGTCCGGGAGACAATTTCTTCTTATATGCCAATGGAGGGTGGCTTAAGAAAACAGAAATTCCTGCTTCAGAAACAGGTTGGGGATCTTTCTATGTCCTGCAGGATGAGAATACAGCCAAACTGCATCTTATACTGGAAGAAGCTGCTAAAGCAAACAGCGCCAAAGGCTCAGATGCGCAAAAAGCCGGAGACTTCTATGCCAGCGGAATGGATACCCTGGCTATTGAAAAGCTGGGTACAAAGCCTGTTGAACCTTTGATCAGCAAGATCAATGCGCTGAAAGATATCAATGAACTGATTGCATTCAGTGCAGATGGTTTTAAAGAAGGAAACGGAGATCTGTTTCACTTTTATGTAGCTTCGGATGACAGGATTTCCAATAAAAATGCCGCTACTTTCGTGCAGGGAGGATTAAACCTTCCGCAGGCGAGCTATTATCTGGATAAGGATGAAAAGTCAAAAAAAATACTGGAATCCTATAAAGCCTATATTGTAAAATTATTTACGCTAAGCGGTGAAGAGAAATCGGCTCAGCAGTATGCGGATAATATTATAAAGCTGGAAACAGCTATCGCTAAGTCCCATCTCACCCCTGTAGAACTGAGGGATCCGGTAAAGAATTATAACAAATTTGCTGTAGCCGCTTTTCAAAAACAGACTCCAAACCTCAATTGGCAGGATATTTTGTCGCGTCTGTCTATTAAAACGGATACCTTACTCGTTCAGCAGCCTAAGTATTATGTAGCACTCAATACGCTTTTGAAGTCTGAGCCTTTAGAGGTATGGAAACAGAAACTAAAATTGGACGCACTTAATGATGCCGCAAGCGCATTGCCAAAAAGCTTCAGAGATGCCAAATTTGATTTCTTCGGTAAAGTACTTAACGGACAGAAAGAACAGAAGGAACGCTGGAAGCTAATGGTAAGTGCTGCTGATGAAAGTCTGGGTGAAATCGTTGGAAAACTGTATGCAGAGAAATACTTTAAGAAGGAAGCCAAAGAGCGTATGATGACCCTTGTGGATAACCTTCAGAAAGTTTACCGCACCCGTATTGAAAAGCTGGACTGGATGACTCCGGAAACTAAAAAGAAAGCTATCGAAAAACTGGAAGCATTTACAAAAAAGATTGGTTATCCGGATAAATGGAAAGATTACAGTGATGTAGAGATCAGCAAAGACACTTACTACGCTAATCTCCAATCTGCAGAACGCCATGCATACAAGGAAATGGTAAATAAGATGGGTAAGCCAGTAGACAAGACGGAATGGTTGATGACTCCGCCTACGGTGAATGCCTATTATAATCCGCCATATAATGAAATTGTTTTTCCTGCCGGAATTCTTCAATTTCCGTTTTTTGATTTCCATGCAGACGATGCTATCAATTACGGAGCCATCGGAGCAGTTATAGGTCATGAAATGACACATGGCTTTGATGATCAGGGAAGGCAGTACGATAAAGACGGTAATCTGAACGACTGGTGGACTAAAGCGGACGCAGACCAGTTTAATGTGAAAGCCAAAAAAGTAGCCGATCTGTACAGTGGATTTACATTACTGGACAACCAGCATGTCAACGGAGAGCTTACGCTGGGTGAAAACCTTGCAGACATCGGTGGTCTGAGTATTGCATTTGATGCTTTCAAGCTGACTAAACAAGGGCAAACTACTGATAAAATAGATGGCTTTACGCCTGATCAGCGCTTCTTCCTGGCATTTGCACAGGTATGGCGAATTAAAACACGTGACGAAACAATGCGTCTCCGTCTGAAAATGGATCCACATAGTCCTGAAGAATTCAGAGTAAACGGTCCGCTGTACAATATGGAAGCTTTTTATAAAGCCTTTGATATACAGCCAAATGCCAAGAGTTATGTGTTGCCTGAGAACAGAGTAAGAGTGTGGTAG
- the rpmA gene encoding 50S ribosomal protein L27 has product MAHKKGAGSSKNGRESHSKRLGIKIFGGQAAIAGNIIVRQRGTQHNPDLNVGIGKDHTLFALVDGKVVFRKKANNKSYVSVIPAEEKA; this is encoded by the coding sequence ATGGCACATAAAAAAGGTGCGGGTAGTTCGAAGAACGGCCGTGAGTCACATAGTAAACGTTTAGGTATCAAAATTTTTGGTGGTCAGGCTGCTATCGCTGGTAACATTATCGTTCGCCAACGCGGTACTCAACACAACCCTGATTTGAACGTAGGTATTGGTAAAGACCATACATTGTTTGCTTTAGTAGATGGAAAAGTAGTTTTCCGTAAAAAAGCAAATAACAAATCTTATGTTTCTGTAATTCCTGCAGAAGAGAAAGCATAA
- a CDS encoding CPBP family intramembrane glutamic endopeptidase produces the protein MKKVSGYLKVIIFYIFTLLIFIGSSTLTKQSSLPDLLSLITASIFTFILIYWFVRSDKSVLSKNGLGFDKKSTVRFVSGFGIGVIMVLLMTIITITFSDVTFTRSQTFNPNILALNIPLFLFVAFREELVFRTYMLWKLKTMTGPVVAMIIVTVIFCIEHLLGGYSVVNAFLGSGLGAILFGFATLRTGNIALSIGIHFAWNLTHWLFGFKGNTGFLTETVHKGTEQQVETIAFIGYIAAMIMGICVVYVFFKPQKNREYN, from the coding sequence ATGAAGAAAGTATCCGGCTACCTGAAGGTAATTATTTTTTATATCTTCACATTGCTCATCTTTATCGGCTCCTCCACCCTTACAAAGCAAAGCTCCTTACCGGATTTACTGTCTTTAATCACTGCATCTATATTTACTTTTATTTTGATTTACTGGTTTGTACGAAGTGACAAAAGTGTACTTTCCAAAAACGGGTTAGGCTTTGATAAAAAGAGTACGGTAAGGTTTGTATCCGGATTTGGCATTGGCGTGATTATGGTGCTGCTGATGACTATAATTACCATCACATTCAGCGATGTTACTTTTACCCGATCTCAAACATTTAATCCTAATATTCTCGCCCTGAATATCCCCCTGTTTCTTTTTGTTGCTTTTCGTGAAGAGCTAGTCTTCAGAACATATATGCTTTGGAAATTAAAGACAATGACCGGACCTGTGGTTGCCATGATTATTGTCACCGTTATTTTTTGTATTGAACATCTGTTAGGTGGATATTCTGTTGTAAATGCATTCCTGGGATCTGGACTGGGCGCGATCCTGTTTGGGTTTGCTACCTTGAGAACAGGAAACATTGCACTCTCTATCGGAATTCATTTTGCCTGGAACCTAACACATTGGCTGTTTGGATTTAAGGGTAACACCGGATTTTTAACAGAAACAGTACACAAAGGAACCGAACAACAGGTTGAAACAATTGCATTTATCGGGTATATAGCAGCAATGATAATGGGAATATGTGTAGTTTATGTATTCTTTAAACCACAAAAGAACAGGGAGTATAATTAA
- a CDS encoding ABC transporter ATP-binding protein: MKELAYLNKYFYKYRWKLIPGTLFVIISNYFGILPAKVIRVAFDLVKENIDLFRLYEGFDRQEIVYQVFGSSLLFFGCIVLILAILRGIFLFMMRQTLILTSRHIEYDLKNEIYQHYQKLDFAFFRRNNTGDLMNRATEDVNQVRNYLGPGIMYAINTVVLSIMIIYAMYDVNPTLATYSLLPIPILSVIILVINKVINRRSERIQRQLSQLSSFVQETFSGIRVIKTYNREQDKMKSFAKESNVYRDTSLALVRIQAIFFPLIVFLIGLSTIITVYIGGLEVNKGTITAGNIAEFIIYVNQLTFPAMSLAWVTSLVQRAAASQKRINEFLKTESHIKQGPVEKTLAGDITVKNISFTFPETGIKAIDNVSFTLSAGKTLAIIGKTGSGKSTLANLLMRMFDTDAGTITYDGTDIRAFDFENLRSQIGYVPQEVFLFSDTIANNIAFGLDTFTTDQVEQAAKDAAVYDNIIAFEEGFETSIGERGITLSGGQKQRVSIARALVKEPKILIFDDCLSAVDTKTEEQILNNLSRIMKGKSSIFIAHRISTIKNADHILVLDQGRIVEQGSHGELMAMGGEYYELHEKQLLEAI, encoded by the coding sequence ATGAAGGAGCTCGCTTACCTCAATAAATATTTTTACAAATATCGCTGGAAACTTATTCCGGGAACTTTGTTTGTTATTATTTCGAATTACTTCGGTATCCTGCCGGCAAAAGTGATTCGTGTAGCCTTTGATCTCGTCAAAGAAAATATTGATCTGTTTCGTCTGTACGAAGGTTTTGACAGACAGGAGATTGTCTATCAGGTATTCGGCAGCAGTCTTTTATTTTTCGGTTGTATTGTACTGATCCTTGCTATACTAAGAGGTATTTTCCTTTTTATGATGCGCCAAACGTTGATTCTAACGTCCAGACATATTGAGTACGATCTCAAAAATGAAATATACCAGCATTATCAAAAGCTCGATTTTGCATTTTTCAGAAGAAACAATACCGGAGACCTTATGAACCGGGCTACGGAAGATGTCAATCAGGTAAGAAACTACCTCGGCCCCGGCATTATGTATGCGATCAATACGGTTGTGCTATCCATCATGATTATCTACGCCATGTATGATGTCAACCCTACATTAGCGACCTATTCCTTGTTGCCCATACCGATTTTATCTGTTATTATCCTTGTCATTAATAAAGTTATCAATCGCCGCAGTGAACGGATTCAAAGACAATTATCCCAGCTCTCTTCTTTTGTACAGGAGACTTTTTCAGGTATACGGGTAATTAAGACGTATAACCGTGAGCAGGATAAAATGAAATCTTTTGCGAAGGAAAGTAATGTGTACAGAGACACTTCTCTGGCTTTGGTAAGGATTCAGGCCATCTTCTTTCCTTTGATTGTATTTCTGATCGGATTAAGTACCATTATTACTGTATATATAGGCGGACTGGAAGTAAATAAAGGAACTATTACGGCGGGTAATATTGCTGAATTTATTATTTATGTCAACCAGCTTACCTTCCCCGCTATGTCTTTAGCCTGGGTAACTTCACTGGTACAACGTGCAGCAGCATCTCAAAAAAGGATCAATGAATTTCTAAAGACAGAGTCTCATATTAAACAAGGTCCGGTTGAAAAAACACTGGCAGGAGATATAACTGTTAAAAATATCAGCTTTACGTTTCCGGAGACAGGTATCAAAGCCATAGACAATGTTTCTTTTACGCTCTCTGCCGGTAAGACGCTGGCCATCATTGGTAAAACCGGTTCGGGCAAATCTACTCTGGCAAACCTGTTGATGCGTATGTTTGATACCGATGCGGGAACCATTACTTATGACGGAACGGATATCAGGGCGTTCGATTTTGAAAATCTGCGTTCACAGATCGGTTACGTACCACAGGAAGTCTTTTTATTTTCAGATACGATTGCCAACAACATCGCTTTTGGCCTTGATACATTTACAACAGATCAGGTCGAACAGGCCGCTAAGGATGCTGCTGTATACGATAATATCATCGCTTTTGAAGAGGGATTTGAAACCTCAATAGGTGAACGGGGTATTACCTTATCCGGAGGCCAGAAACAACGTGTCTCCATAGCCCGGGCATTAGTAAAAGAACCCAAAATTCTGATTTTTGATGATTGTCTCTCAGCAGTTGACACCAAGACAGAAGAGCAGATACTGAACAATCTGAGCCGCATTATGAAAGGAAAATCTTCTATTTTTATTGCGCACCGTATCTCAACTATCAAAAATGCGGATCATATCCTTGTACTGGATCAGGGACGCATTGTGGAACAGGGTTCACATGGGGAACTGATGGCTATGGGTGGAGAATACTACGAATTGCACGAGAAACAGCTTCTGGAAGCAATATAG
- a CDS encoding DUF1573 domain-containing protein, translating into MKINKLAFAGILSMACLVSACGNSTKTNVAKAAQGDSVAGDTTQQKGQEALGKIEFEETAFDFGQVKEGEIVQHTFTFTNVGEAPVILSEVNASCGCTTPNYSKSPVLPGKKGEVKVAFDSKGQVGKQQKIVTVMSNATNGISTVQLRGEVQKAN; encoded by the coding sequence ATGAAAATTAACAAATTAGCTTTTGCAGGTATATTGTCAATGGCTTGTCTGGTAAGCGCCTGTGGTAACAGTACTAAAACAAACGTTGCAAAAGCAGCACAGGGTGATAGTGTTGCCGGAGATACAACGCAGCAAAAGGGACAGGAAGCATTGGGTAAAATTGAATTTGAAGAAACCGCATTCGACTTTGGTCAGGTTAAAGAAGGGGAAATCGTGCAGCATACATTTACATTTACCAATGTAGGTGAGGCTCCGGTTATTCTTTCTGAGGTAAATGCATCCTGTGGATGTACTACACCTAACTACTCCAAGTCACCTGTATTGCCGGGTAAGAAAGGTGAAGTAAAAGTTGCCTTTGACAGTAAAGGGCAGGTTGGAAAACAGCAGAAGATCGTGACAGTCATGTCTAATGCAACCAACGGTATCTCTACAGTACAGTTAAGAGGTGAAGTGCAAAAAGCTAATTAA
- a CDS encoding MBL fold metallo-hydrolase, with amino-acid sequence MPDILADFLVRRPEGYYCRYGDFYIDALEPVRIDVVSHAHGDHATKGHAQIIATEATAAFMQYRYSKQPLHTFLVKRFEESFNIAEVVLTFIPAGHILGSAQILMEYKGIRYLYTGDYKIDSDPTCERLHIVKADVLITESTFANPEVSHPDAVAEILKLKDRPFNILLGCYALGKAQRITALLNQHCPERHVLVHHNILPFHRIYDQLGNFPMKYEPYNRQVMKQGEPDKVYLVPPMTFNSYFRATKVQRAFASGWKRLQQHNDIELYISDHVDWQDILDYVDQVQPRQIWTIHGDGRLLKEYYGANLDVRDIL; translated from the coding sequence ATGCCCGATATACTGGCCGATTTTTTAGTTCGGAGACCAGAAGGATATTATTGCCGTTACGGAGATTTTTATATTGACGCTTTAGAGCCTGTACGTATAGACGTAGTGTCACATGCACATGGTGATCATGCGACCAAAGGACATGCGCAGATTATAGCTACTGAAGCTACGGCAGCTTTTATGCAATACCGATACAGTAAGCAACCTCTGCATACTTTTCTTGTAAAAAGATTTGAAGAATCGTTTAACATTGCTGAAGTCGTACTGACCTTTATCCCTGCTGGGCATATTCTGGGCTCTGCACAGATACTGATGGAGTATAAAGGTATTCGTTACCTCTACACAGGAGATTATAAAATCGATTCAGATCCTACATGTGAACGTTTACATATTGTAAAAGCTGATGTGCTGATTACGGAAAGTACCTTTGCCAATCCGGAAGTGAGTCATCCGGATGCAGTGGCGGAGATTCTGAAGCTCAAGGATCGTCCTTTTAATATTTTATTGGGGTGTTATGCTCTGGGTAAAGCACAGCGGATTACAGCACTCTTAAATCAGCATTGTCCTGAAAGGCATGTACTCGTGCATCATAATATATTGCCCTTTCATCGCATCTACGATCAGTTGGGTAATTTCCCTATGAAGTATGAGCCTTACAACAGGCAGGTCATGAAACAGGGGGAGCCTGATAAGGTTTATTTAGTGCCTCCGATGACTTTTAACAGCTATTTCAGAGCCACTAAGGTGCAACGGGCATTTGCTTCAGGATGGAAGCGTTTGCAGCAGCATAATGATATAGAGTTGTATATTTCGGATCATGTAGACTGGCAGGATATTCTGGATTATGTAGATCAGGTGCAGCCCCGTCAGATATGGACGATACACGGAGACGGCAGACTACTTAAAGAATATTACGGAGCTAATCTGGATGTCAGGGATATTCTTTAA
- a CDS encoding NUDIX hydrolase, whose protein sequence is MTEIDKVALIYIQDRRILTARSKGKDKYYIPGGKRETGEDDTATLIREIKEELDVDIIPSSIRFCGIFKAQADSHPEGKIVRMTCYSALFEGELSPMSEIEELSFMSSTDAKKCSAVDEIIFRHLLDEGLID, encoded by the coding sequence ATGACAGAAATAGACAAAGTTGCCCTGATATATATTCAGGATCGCAGGATTCTGACCGCACGTTCAAAAGGAAAAGACAAATATTATATTCCAGGAGGTAAACGTGAAACCGGAGAGGATGATACCGCAACACTTATACGGGAAATAAAAGAAGAGCTTGATGTTGACATCATCCCTTCTTCTATCCGGTTTTGTGGCATTTTCAAAGCACAGGCCGACAGCCATCCTGAAGGGAAAATAGTCCGGATGACTTGTTATTCCGCCTTGTTTGAAGGGGAATTATCGCCTATGAGTGAAATAGAAGAGCTCTCTTTTATGTCCTCCACAGATGCAAAAAAGTGTTCAGCTGTAGATGAGATCATCTTCAGACATTTGCTGGATGAAGGATTGATTGACTAA
- the coaE gene encoding dephospho-CoA kinase (Dephospho-CoA kinase (CoaE) performs the final step in coenzyme A biosynthesis.) yields the protein MGLKIGITGGIGAGKSIICNIFKVLGVPVYNADQEAKDIMIKSEEVKAALKETFGNETYFEDGSLNRAFLSSTVFGDEAQLKLLNGIVHPAVIRAGEEWSEKQTAAYSLKEAALLFETGSYRQLDYTILVTAPEDIRIARVVARDHTDEAKVRDRISKQMSDKEKSELTDFIVINDGIQPLLPQVLHLHQQFLTF from the coding sequence ATGGGATTGAAAATAGGAATCACAGGAGGTATCGGTGCCGGTAAGAGTATTATCTGTAATATTTTTAAAGTATTGGGAGTACCGGTTTACAATGCTGACCAGGAAGCTAAAGATATTATGATCAAAAGCGAAGAGGTAAAGGCTGCCTTGAAAGAGACTTTTGGAAATGAAACCTATTTTGAAGACGGTTCTTTAAACAGAGCTTTTCTCTCTTCAACAGTATTTGGAGATGAGGCTCAGTTGAAACTACTGAACGGTATTGTGCATCCTGCTGTGATTCGTGCAGGGGAGGAGTGGTCGGAAAAGCAGACAGCTGCATATTCTTTAAAAGAAGCTGCCTTGCTTTTTGAAACAGGTTCTTACCGTCAGCTTGATTATACCATACTGGTTACAGCTCCCGAAGATATCCGTATAGCCCGTGTCGTTGCCCGTGATCATACCGATGAGGCAAAAGTAAGGGACCGAATAAGTAAGCAGATGAGTGACAAAGAAAAATCTGAACTAACAGATTTTATCGTAATCAACGATGGCATACAGCCTCTTTTACCACAGGTACTGCATTTGCATCAACAATTTTTAACATTTTAA
- a CDS encoding Glu/Leu/Phe/Val family dehydrogenase: MQNSNASLFEMMGQFGHQNLLFCNDEAVGLKAIVAIHDTTLGPAIGGVRMLPYNTTEEAIEDALRLSKAITYKAAVAGLNLGGGSAIIIGNHRTDKTEILLRRLGQFVEGLNGNFIASIDVGTTQKDLEYIHTETNYVAGLPESLNGGGDTTIFAARGVFYGIKAAIKELYGDDSLAGRKVAVQGVGSVGEHLVAMLRNENARVYVSDMTEERKMKIAAKYKAEPITDSTSFEMDVDVYAPCALGGTVNTETVPRMRCKIIAGSANNQLKNEQETTRMLKEHDILYVPDFLINSGALISCYSELEGYGSERTESLIRNIYTITREVIQKSREESITTLVAANQIAEQRIADVKKIKR, translated from the coding sequence ATGCAAAATAGTAATGCGTCGCTATTTGAAATGATGGGTCAGTTTGGCCATCAAAATTTATTGTTCTGTAATGATGAGGCAGTCGGTCTGAAAGCTATCGTGGCTATCCATGATACCACCCTTGGACCAGCGATAGGCGGAGTTAGAATGCTTCCTTACAATACGACTGAAGAAGCCATAGAAGATGCGCTTCGTTTGTCAAAAGCGATCACTTACAAAGCTGCTGTAGCTGGCCTGAACCTCGGCGGAGGAAGTGCCATTATCATTGGTAATCACCGTACAGACAAGACTGAGATCCTGTTGAGAAGACTGGGGCAGTTTGTCGAAGGACTGAATGGTAACTTTATCGCATCTATCGATGTTGGTACTACTCAAAAAGATCTGGAATATATTCACACCGAAACAAACTATGTAGCAGGTCTTCCGGAATCATTGAACGGGGGAGGAGATACAACAATTTTTGCTGCAAGAGGAGTTTTTTACGGAATCAAAGCGGCTATAAAAGAGCTTTACGGTGACGATAGTCTTGCTGGCCGTAAGGTAGCTGTACAGGGAGTCGGTAGTGTGGGTGAGCATTTGGTGGCTATGCTGAGAAACGAAAATGCCCGTGTGTATGTCAGTGATATGACTGAAGAACGCAAAATGAAAATTGCGGCAAAGTATAAAGCAGAACCTATCACTGATTCTACAAGTTTTGAAATGGATGTGGATGTCTATGCACCATGTGCATTAGGCGGTACTGTCAATACAGAAACTGTTCCGCGTATGCGTTGTAAGATAATTGCAGGATCCGCAAATAATCAGCTGAAAAACGAGCAGGAAACGACTCGTATGCTGAAAGAGCATGATATCTTGTATGTGCCGGATTTTCTGATCAATTCAGGAGCTTTGATCAGCTGTTATTCGGAGTTAGAAGGATATGGTTCGGAGCGTACTGAATCATTGATCCGTAATATATATACTATCACCAGAGAGGTGATTCAAAAATCAAGAGAAGAAAGTATAACTACGCTGGTCGCTGCAAATCAGATTGCCGAGCAACGTATCGCTGATGTAAAGAAAATCAAGCGTTAG
- the yajC gene encoding preprotein translocase subunit YajC, translating into MISTIFLQAGGSGGGFMTFLPMILIIVVFYFFMIRPQMKKQKDHKKYIEELGVNTKVVTTAGIHGRIVEVSETTFLVDVGSGVKIRFDKSAIALDASKAANDANKDK; encoded by the coding sequence ATGATAAGTACAATATTCTTACAAGCCGGTGGATCAGGCGGTGGTTTTATGACATTCCTTCCAATGATTTTAATCATCGTGGTTTTCTATTTCTTTATGATCAGACCACAGATGAAGAAACAAAAAGATCACAAGAAATATATTGAAGAGTTAGGTGTCAATACTAAAGTCGTAACTACTGCTGGTATTCATGGACGTATCGTGGAAGTAAGCGAAACTACTTTCCTTGTTGATGTAGGTTCAGGAGTTAAGATCCGTTTTGATAAATCAGCAATTGCATTGGATGCTTCCAAAGCAGCTAATGATGCTAATAAAGATAAATAA
- the rplU gene encoding 50S ribosomal protein L21, whose translation MYAIVNIAGQQFKVVKDQYLFVHRLQGDEGASIEFDNVLLAENEGKFSIGTPSVEGAKISAKILSHLKGEKVIVFKKKRRKGYKKKNGHRQQFTKILITDITL comes from the coding sequence ATGTACGCAATAGTAAATATAGCAGGACAGCAATTCAAGGTTGTAAAAGACCAGTATCTTTTTGTGCACCGTTTACAAGGAGATGAAGGCGCTAGTATTGAATTTGACAATGTATTGTTAGCAGAAAATGAAGGTAAATTCTCAATTGGTACGCCAAGTGTAGAAGGAGCTAAGATTTCAGCTAAAATTTTGTCTCATTTGAAAGGTGAAAAAGTGATCGTTTTCAAGAAAAAACGCCGTAAAGGTTACAAAAAGAAAAACGGACACCGTCAACAGTTCACTAAGATCTTGATCACAGATATTACATTATAA